The genomic window GGAATCCAAGGACCGGAATGTTAACGGGAAGTTGGGCATAGGCTTTTTCTATCGCCAACTTCTCCCTAACTGGGTCGCAATCGGGTCGAGCGCCATCAACCCATCCCGTAATCCAGAAGGTGAAGACCTTGAAAGCAACTACATAATCCCAGACAATCCCCGCGAGAGGATATACGAAAGCGACAACCCTTTTATCCATTTTGGGGAGGAGATTCGCCACCGCCCATTCGTAGGATTCATAAGTTGTCTTCCAACGACCTCGCAGGTCTTCTTTGATGGTTAGATTCAATCGCTTAGCGGTTTTTTCGTCAGCGGCGATTAAATTTTTGAGTGAGGCAATCATCATCGCTATGTGAACGCCCGAATATAAATTCTCGTCATAGATGACGCATCCCTTATAATCGCTCTGAAAAATGGCGAAAGCTTGCCAAGGGTCAGCCAATTTAATCGCCCTTTTTATCAACCCTCTTTTCAGATACCAATCCAACCAGAAGCTATCCCTATCGTTCATAATGAGATAGAGACGAGGCTTCCTCCGATTAGCCAAGCCCTGAAGGGATAGAAACGCAAACTGTTCAGATAAGCGCTGATTCGTTATGTCAGCAACATAAACTTCGTCTGGAGCTTCTTTAGGTTTTGGAACGAACTCTTTCTCCCTTTGGGATAGATAAATGGGTTTGAGACCTTGGATAGGGGAGGGTGGATTGAAGGATTTGCGAGTATATTCGGCAATCTTCAAGAATTTATCCTTCCCTAAAAGCCCTTTTTCCTTGAGAATGTAGGCAGAGCCTTGGGTTATTATAGATTGGGCGAGCTGAACATTCATAATATCAAAGGTGGAGAACAGCTGGGTTCCCGCCCACATATCAATAGCTCCCTTGAATTGAGGGCAGTTGTGATATATAAAGGCGGAAACATATCCCTCCATTTTCCCATCTCTATAAAGGGCTATAACTCCCCTTACTACATCCTCGCTTGGAAGGCTTCTTTCATCAAGCAGTTGGTACCAGCCAGAGCGTTCTTTCAGAGGGAGAAAATCAAGTTGAAGACCGCTCTGGGGAAGATATTTCAGCTGGAAGTTTCCGCTTCTGGGAGGTTCAAAGAAGCTACCTGTGCCCACAAAGTCGTGGGTGAGGTACTCTAAGCCGTGTCCTAAATCCACGAAGACATTGCCGGGTTCCTCAAAGGAGGGATTGGAAAGGAGATTTGCGCCATGCCCTTCCCTTGTCAATTCAATATCGTCTAAAATCACGATGCTTCCTTCTTCCCTCAATTGAGGGGAGACATCCACTTCCGTTGTGCCGGAAGGCGCAGTCAGGGTCTTCTCTATCTTCGTCCAATCCATTGCGCTTTGGGGAATTGCTGGTCCATCTTGACCGATGAAACGCCCGTTTGAGAAAAATCGTATGAAGAGCCTGTCTTCTCCTCCCGCGAGATTATTGGATTTGACCCAAGCGGAAACAGTGAATTTTTCCCCTTCCTTAGCTGGAATTTTCTCGGACCATATGCCAATCCAGTCTTTGCCTTTTTTCTCTATCCTTACTGCCCATCTGCCAGTCCTCGCATCCTCTAAGAGGCTGACCCTCCTATCACCTTGAGCTATGGGGACATTTGCTTGCCAATGAGCGGGGAAGGCAAGGCAGGGATGACAGAATGGAACGCCGGTCGCGATTATTGAACCGCCATCACGATGAAACCTTATTATGTTTTCAACCGCTTGGAGGGGGAATGTATTTCCGTAAATATGGATGAGGATGGCATACTTTTGAGCGTTGAATTTCTCAGGATTGGACAAATCTTTAACACTTAAGAGCTCAACCTCTAAGCCTGCATCTCTCATAAATTGGGCTAAGGTATTGGGTTTAAGGGACCAGGATACGATATAATAGGGGAAGCCAGGCTGATAGAAAATGGCGATCTTTTTCTCTTGGGCTAAAAGAGGAAGGGAGAGGCAAAGAAGAAAAATCAAGGATATTAATTTCTTCAAAGGATTCACCTCCTAAATTGTTCGGATATGATTAAATATAAAAGACCAAAAATCAATGTGCAATGCGTTTTTCTTTTTAGGTGGTAGCAGAGAATGTCGTCGGAAGAAATATTCAGGCAGACTCAATATGGCACATCCTTGGGCATATGTTTATCAAAATCTGAAACGCTACCGAGAATTTTGGTGCTTCGCTGGCTTTATACTCAGCGAGGATGTCCAACTGGTATTAGATATACAACTTCGCCTTCAGGTATTCCCGTTATCTCCTTTACTCTTTCGGGGTTGAATGCGCCTATCGGCACGGAACCCAATTCCAAGGCAACAGCTTGAAGGTGGATATTTTGGGCGATGTGTCCTCCTTCCAAATGAACGAATAACTTAGCCCTTTCCCCATATCTTGCCGTGCGCTCATAGATAGCGGAAAGGATGAAGACCGCTCCCGCATCCCTAACAGAAGCCTGTCCCATTGCTGAGGCGGTTAAATCTTCTCTTATATTTCCCTCTTTTATCTTCTCCAGCTTGTGTCCTCTCGGTATGTAATGGAAAACGCCTTCGTTGGTTACTACATAGACCTCATAGGGATAGGTAGCGCCAGCCGACGGAGCGCTTCTCAACCCCCTTTGTGGCTCCGTTATTCCTTGTGCTGCCCAGAGGAGCTGGGAAATCTCCTCCAAAGTTAGAGGGGTAGGGGAGTATGACCTTATGGACCTTCTCTTTGAGATAGCTTCCTCAAGAGACATATCTCCCTTCAAACGAGGGGGCGGGAGATTTACGCTCTCGCCTACCTTGAGGGATGCAAGAGTAGTATTCCCTGTCTTTTGGTCCTGATTCTGGGCGAGACAATAGATGACAAAACCTAAAACCAGCAATAATCCAAGAAGCAAAGCTTCCTTTTTCATTGTGACACCTCCTCTTTTTATTAAAGGAAGAGTTTTCTTTGTCCGCCCTTTATGCTCTCCGCCGCCAAGTTGTGGGCGAGAAGGAGAGGAGTGGGGAGCCGTTGATTTTCCTTTATCGTAGCTTTAACGATTTCAAGCGATGTTTCAAGGTCTATTTTATGTCCTGGCGAGATGAATATGGGCGGTTTTCCCTCCGCGCTTCTCAAGGCAATTGCAACTGTATCCTTTCCATCCGATAGGTAAGCTATTCCGCCCTTTTCCTTGGGAATAGGTGGAAGAGGCGGATAACCCTGCCTTGTTCCCAACAGCCAAGATTTAGCTACTCCAATGGAGGGTCTATCATAGAGGAGTCCTACATGGCAGGCGATGCCGAAGCGACGAGGATGGGCTATTCCTTGTCCATCAAGGAGGAGGATATCGGGTTCTGTTCTCAGTTTTTTCGCACATTCTATTATGGGTGGCGCTTCCCGAAAAGCTAAGAGCCCAGGGATGTAGGGAAAACTCGTCTTTACGATGGCTATCTCCTGCTCCAACACCTCCAATTGAGGGAAGCTCATAACCACGATTGCGGCGAGAGAATTGTCCTCAAAAAAGTGAACATCTACCCCAGCTATGGTTTTTACATCTTCTATTTGGAAGGATGGTGTGAGGCTCAGGCGTTTGAGGAGCCTCTTCTGTATCTCTATTGCCTCTTCTCTGCTTACATCCCATCTATGGAGTTCCAATGCCTTCATCTCATAGATAATTCGCTATTTCAACGCTTTTACCAGATTTGATTGAATCAAGGGAGGCAAAGACCATTGCCAGGCTCCTCAGGTTATCAAAGCCGTGGCACTCCGGTTCCCTGCCTTCCTCAATAGCTTTACGGAATTCCTCAAGCACTAAATCCCTTCCCTCTAAAGGAATACGCAAGGTCTCAACTGGAGTGATGCTATCTCCCTCGGCTTTGAAGATTCCCATTTCGCTCCATAGAATGGCAGTATCCTTTCCCTGAATTCTCCATACTCCGTCCCAAGGTGTTTCTGCCCCGCTACTCACCCAGGAACCGAAGTAGCCCGCTTTGATTGATTTATCCATCTCTATGAAGGCGAATAGGCAGGGGTCGCCCTCAAACCATGACCAATCCGGACGCCAGGAAAATGCGGTTATGCGAACTGGGTCTGAAGCGGTGATATAGCGAAGGAGGTCAAAATGATGGATGGACATATCTATCAGGAGTGGATAGGGCATCTTATCCCTAAAGCCACCGAAGTGGGGAGCTTTGTGGAACGATATTTGGACATAGCTTAAGCCCTCTAATCCCTCAACCACTTTCCTCAGCGTTCTCGCCATACTGCTGAAACGATAGTTCTGGCTTACCATCAAAATTTTGCCCTGCTTCCTTGCTAATTCCGCCATATATTTCGCATCAACCATATTGTCGGACAGTGGTTTTTCGGAGAGAACATGCAAACCCCCTTTGAGAGCGATTTCGGCAAGCTCTTTGTGCGTAGCGGGTGGTGTGACGATTAGAAGTGCATCTGCGGGCTTCTTCTCTATTGCCTCCGATAGATTTGTGAACCCCATATCCTTCGGAAGCCCTCTTTCCGAAAGGGCTTTATTTAGGATTTCCTCGTTGATATCAACTAAGGCAGTTAGCTTAACATTAGGGTTTCGCAGGACGATATCAGTCCAGGACCAGCCGAAACCGCCTGCACCAGCTTGTATTAGCTTAATCATTAGGAGCTCCCTCCTTTTAAGACATCAGCGACTATTTTTGCTATTCTCTTTGCCAATTCTTCATCTGTGAAGGAAGGCAAAGCGCTTGCATCCCTAGCGTGGGTGCAAGCTTGGCAATTCCTGCAAAGATGGCTGGGAGTGGAGCACTTTCCTGTTGAGCCAAATATATCCATATAGTACTCTACCGCTTCTCTTACCCCTTCCTTGCAAGCTGACATAATATCGGGATAGGTTACGGAATCTCCGTCTCTGTTAACTAATGCCCTGATTCTCTCGGTTGCCAGCCTCTGCATATCGTAATAAATGTTTATCTTTCTCACACCTAATTCAATCGCTCTTTTTACATCCTCTGGTGGGATGCCGGAGCCACCGTGGAGGACAAGGGGGACATTAGTAAGCTCTTTGATTTTCTTCAATCTTTCAAAGTCAAGTTTGGGTTTCCCCTTATATTTTCCGTGAACCGTGCCAATAGCCACGGCGAGGGCGTCGCAGTTTGTCCTTCTGACGAACTCGGCAGCTTGTAGTGGGTCTGTAAGGAGTTCAGGAGGTGGAGCTTCACCTCCCTCAGCCTTCCCGTAGCCTCCGCCCACTGCTCC from bacterium includes these protein-coding regions:
- a CDS encoding class II fructose-bisphosphate aldolase, with the translated sequence MSLVNLSELLKDAEERRYAVGGFVLVNLEWVKAVAEAAKRKLSPLSLCVAQVHFDFVDMEALAPAIHQAAKELPVPVAVHLDHGKSIDAIMRAIKCGFTSVMFDGSDLPFEENVEMTKRIVDFAHSVGVSVEAELGAVGGGYGKAEGGEAPPPELLTDPLQAAEFVRRTNCDALAVAIGTVHGKYKGKPKLDFERLKKIKELTNVPLVLHGGSGIPPEDVKRAIELGVRKINIYYDMQRLATERIRALVNRDGDSVTYPDIMSACKEGVREAVEYYMDIFGSTGKCSTPSHLCRNCQACTHARDASALPSFTDEELAKRIAKIVADVLKGGSS
- a CDS encoding Gfo/Idh/MocA family oxidoreductase encodes the protein MIKLIQAGAGGFGWSWTDIVLRNPNVKLTALVDINEEILNKALSERGLPKDMGFTNLSEAIEKKPADALLIVTPPATHKELAEIALKGGLHVLSEKPLSDNMVDAKYMAELARKQGKILMVSQNYRFSSMARTLRKVVEGLEGLSYVQISFHKAPHFGGFRDKMPYPLLIDMSIHHFDLLRYITASDPVRITAFSWRPDWSWFEGDPCLFAFIEMDKSIKAGYFGSWVSSGAETPWDGVWRIQGKDTAILWSEMGIFKAEGDSITPVETLRIPLEGRDLVLEEFRKAIEEGREPECHGFDNLRSLAMVFASLDSIKSGKSVEIANYL
- a CDS encoding endonuclease V, which produces MKALELHRWDVSREEAIEIQKRLLKRLSLTPSFQIEDVKTIAGVDVHFFEDNSLAAIVVMSFPQLEVLEQEIAIVKTSFPYIPGLLAFREAPPIIECAKKLRTEPDILLLDGQGIAHPRRFGIACHVGLLYDRPSIGVAKSWLLGTRQGYPPLPPIPKEKGGIAYLSDGKDTVAIALRSAEGKPPIFISPGHKIDLETSLEIVKATIKENQRLPTPLLLAHNLAAESIKGGQRKLFL
- a CDS encoding SagB/ThcOx family dehydrogenase; this translates as MKKEALLLGLLLVLGFVIYCLAQNQDQKTGNTTLASLKVGESVNLPPPRLKGDMSLEEAISKRRSIRSYSPTPLTLEEISQLLWAAQGITEPQRGLRSAPSAGATYPYEVYVVTNEGVFHYIPRGHKLEKIKEGNIREDLTASAMGQASVRDAGAVFILSAIYERTARYGERAKLFVHLEGGHIAQNIHLQAVALELGSVPIGAFNPERVKEITGIPEGEVVYLIPVGHPR